The sequence TCCATTGCTTTCCTCCATATCAAACAGCATTTGAATGCGACATTTCAAGACTGGAGacgtatttttatttcaaggCATACATTTCAGAATACAAGATTCAAAACAGTTTGAATGATAATTATATCTAATCTTGTACTAACTTCAATCGTATCTGTCAGATATAAACGAGCTGGTCGGGaggaaacaaaatcaaaaaggaTCACCAAACATACTCGCAAAGAATGTGGTCAATAATATCTTTATTGGCACatggaaaatcagtggttagacaaaaaaaataaccaagATTCGTCGTAAATTTAGGTCGACTCGAGAGGAAAGTCTTGTGTGTTTGATTGGAATTATCAAGGTTCagaaatcattccagatggtcgaACCATCAATTTTTCGGAGAAATATCCAGGGTTTAGTTCGAAGGCAGATTACTATTCATCTAGAttcatggaaaaattttttgcatctaagtCTAATGAATGGAtttaccaaggtctcaaagagTTTGTTGAATGTAGGATATGATGGGCTGTACTTCGATTATTGAGGCTTTCTTTTTGAGTTCAATCAACtattaaagtagaaaaaatacaGATAATTGTACATACAatgtatttagaaatttatttcttggaaaaaaactgaaagtattcacgattttttttaataattagaattaaGATGGGAACGGAAACGTCATCATATTCTGTAAATGTACACAAGATCCTATTTGCCCGCAAATATTACATGTGATCTCTTCATTCGTTTTAAAGGGGTTTCTAGAAATATGTGGACAGTAACCCAAGtctccacaaatataacaaGCTCCGTCGTCTCTGGTCGGCGTCATCATACTCATTTTAAGTAAGTGTTCACATAGATTTTCTGATCCACAGACAGGACACGATATACCTTCATTTTTAGTAGTTTTTAAAGGCATAGCTGGTAGATGGGGGCAAGGACCGATTTCACCACATATTACGCAAGGAGCAATACTTTTACGGTGGGAAAATTTTTTAGGAAAATGTGGGCAGTTTCCGGAAACACCACAAACTACGCAAGCCGTTGATTCTTCTCTGTTATGAGTTTTTTCGTGGGTTTTCAGTGGTGTTCTTTGGGTGAAACCTCTACCgcaatatttacaaatatacgGTTTTTCGCCGGTGTGTACTCTAACGTGTTCGACGAGTTGATCTTTCTTGGAAAAGCTTTTCGGGCAGTAATGACACGCGTGGGGTTTATAACCTGTATGCGTCCTAAGATGAAACTTTAGTTTTTCTCTACTAGATAATCTTTTTCCGCAGATATCGCAAAGTACGGAACCGTcgatttttttgtgtttactTAGCTTATGTCTGCTCAAACTAGAAGCTGTAGCGTAATGTTTGTTGCAAATGGAGCAGTCGTATTTTACCAAAGGATTCCCGGTGAGTATTTCGTAATGCGTTGATTTTCTGTGTCTGGATAAGAACCAAGAATACATGAAATGTTTTCCGCATATTTCACATTGGAACGGTTTTTCTCCCGTATGGAAATACTTGTGTTCAGCGGCGTGAGTACTTATAGTGAAACCTTGAttacaaatttcacatttatacTTGGTGGTGCCTTCGTGAGCTCGTACATGCATCTCTATTTGGTATTTGGATGCGTTtctaaaatttatacataaGTGACAGGTGTATTTACCGTCTTGGTCATGTGATTTTGAATGTAACGCAAAATCTATATTATTATCGAACATTGAGTCACATTCCTCGCATTTAATTGGTTGCTCTAATTTTAATGGTGGAGGATGATCATcgggatattttcttttatattttgattttcttagagtctttgtttttcgttttttcttacGTTCGTCGTACCTAAAAATGAGTAAATTTCAGTAAAACACGTATAACTATATAAAACAACGCGTTCAGAGAGATAAAAACGAAATACACTACATCGCATCAgaccaaacatttttttcacgttAGGTAGCTGTTATTGTTTGTACTTACCCAGATATTTCGTTGTGATTTGTTTTTGGAAGAAATTGGGGGGGATTTTTTGTGGGACATGGTTTGTTTTAGCAATAACCCTGATATAAAGGAACAGTACATTACATTAAGAGGGTAGATAGTTTGATATTTATGCACTGCGCACAGTTCAGAGCTCTCAAACTTCTGTGTTCGAAAGTATCTCGATCCAGAAAGTTTGCGACGTGATTTTAGGCCCATAGTTTAAAGCTATCAGGCGCAGCTTTACCAATACACGAATCATCAACTTTCTGCCTCAAAATACGTGCAAAATATGCGTTCTTTCGACCAAGGTATGAAGACATAGTATATTATCCTACTCGGACAGAAGGATAATGACACGTGGTGCAGAGCTCTCAAACTTCTGCCCTTGTGGTCCATACTGAAAGATTTTTTGGCGATTTGTATAATTAGTTCTACTTCATTATAGCAATCTCCTTTTCGTCTGCAGATTCTTCAGTTGAGatcattttttaaagttattgTCAAACTGTATCTTAGTTACCATCAATCGTAAACAACCAGCGTGAACAAAACATGGTAAGTAACAAATAACTAATGTCAGTCGTGAAAGCATTTTTTGCTTCCGCTGTTATAGAGGGCGAAACTGCAGCTTTACCAATGCACGAATCTTAACTTTCTACATCGAAATAGGTTCAAAGATGCGAACTTTCGACCGaggtataaagaaaaaattttctgaGCAGGGTTTTGGGTGATTCTTTTGTAGGTGTTTTAATTCGGGGCACATTTCGCTCAGTGCAGGTGTCCGCCAACTATTTCGGGTGATATGAAATTTAAGAGTTTGGTAAGAGaatgaaatacaataaaacaaaaaggcTCGACGAATCAAAAAGCTGTGTCTACTAGACGTAATGGCGTAATCTACTGTagctgtaaaaatttttttttcttgaaaacacACGTggactattaaaaaaatttttgtttcctaCCATATGATTTCACAAACAAAATgttcattttaacaaatatagTAATAGtaagaattgaatattttcttccaataattcaataaaaatttgtgttttagtCAACAAACCGTGATATCGAAAAGAGGCGGTTCGCACCACGATAAAGACCGTGACCGAAAACGTGTTGGAAGACTGAAAGTCTTACTTAAACGAGTAATTAAACGAAGTTTTCGTCATTTTCAGTAAATTAAGTGTATGATCTTCTATTTGTAGCTTTTCCAAAACTCTTCATACTCTGTCAAAATGATATccctaatattttttataattttgtttataggACGTATATGCTTGTGCATTTTGGTACCACTTTTTGGTGCTTGTACTAAACTAGTTTGGATTATTAGTAGGTACTGGCTACTCTACTAAATTATTAGCTACCTGACTAAATTACTAGCCGTGTCTTATTAAAAATCACGTCGTTTTCTGGTGGAGATTGTTTGAAATGATCAGACAACAACCTgggttatttattatttatacctGGATAACTAGATAATTTCCTATTTCAAGAAGACTACCACTCACGACCAACTCGTCGTTACTGAAATTCTCCGGTTTCAGCAGTGGCGCGAACTGCCACTTTAAGAGTTTATATTTCAGAATCAAGtaaacaaaaacttttagaacaatatttattattaaaaataataattacacaTAATGACAACAACTTCGTCTTAAAATAATACCCACGCCACATAAAACTAATAGAACTAGTCattatttatagtaaatatattatattattataaaaaaattattacaaaactgTTTTCAGAATCTCTTACGCCCgcgtatataatatataatataaaattgcatTACGtctacttttttcaaaagtgtGTAGTAAGTACTAAATAGATTAGATTATAatgaactcgtccacgacatggaccgcGAAGCCTGTCCTGTTAAGTCTTAATGAAAGTATAAATGTTAGCTCCAGTTCGCAAAATTCGtttgacgttttttttatacagaggtcggcataagtcGATCACCAATTTCCatttagagaaaaaatacagcgataaaatgaaaaaaaaattacaagaggGATTCTAAAAAAGGTTACTGTAAGTTTTCAAATTAATGCCTAATATTGATCAACGCATTTAcggcaacgtttctcaacggAGGATACGTGATCCTCAAGAAGGCCTCACaggaagaaattttcaaataactttgaCCCATCATGAGACCCTCAAAAAATTACGGACCCACGAGACCTCGAGCATGAATACCTGCCCACACATCTCAGGCAGGTTTAATTATGTTTCAATGAAGACGCGAGGATTCTGGTTATTCCAGTACACGCAGTTATGCGTTCAGCTTGAAGATTACTTCATCCTAGTACAAAATGGCTACAACTCGAAGAATTccaatgtgcgttcgaaatcATCCCAGTGAAGTGCGTGGAGGAGCCGCGGACGCTAAACTCGATAGTACATCCTTTTCAGCATATCACAtacatattttcgttagttgttacagatactagtcgtcggcaacagagcccgtttataataatttctggTACGTCCTCCACACTGTTgttaaaattcggtaaacatagtTTCTCGTAATCCGCGttcgtaacaaaaaaaaactatttcttaaaGAGTGAACTTGTATcggttattttaattttaatctttttcgaaAGCGTTGCCAAACTTATAAGCTGGACTTATGTCTATTTTTCGTGAGTGTTGCCTGACTTATTCCGATCTCTGTATTGTCTTTTTTTAACCAGTTTCTAAGAAggcttttttatttatttgtttactttctagaattctagaaattacTTTCTGTTACAAATTCGTGCGGTGAGAGTTAGTTTATAATCCAAAGTGAAAAAAGTGACCGatgattttaaacaaattatataagttaAGTCTAATGTAAGTGTTCAAATATATTAAGTAAGTAAGAGACAGTGTGTTTAAATTCACCCCACCCttagaaatagtttaaataaataaaaaaaaaacattacaatatagGAATTAAATCGGCAGTTCAGAATTCCGAACTTTTTTCACCAACTTTACTTCCcgtaaataatgaattattatatttgaaacaacTGAAATTTCTGTTGATCTTTTGCGCATTTCAGGGCTCTTGAATCGCTTGCCAAGCAGTATAATATTCAAGTAGTAACCGTTTTCGGTAATTGAATACaacatatatttacaaattaatttattcaaaatatttagtatataaTGGACCGTAAACTCTAGAAAAACAACAACacattaataaacaaaaaaacagtttcttttGCACTGATAATGCTGAGTAAATCACTGAGTAAGATTTTAAATAAGGTTTCAGACAGTAAAATCCTGTCTCATATGAAAAGCACGTAAACGACGATTGACTACGTCGTGGATTTCTACcaaacagaaagtgacaattttttttgtgttgcTAGTAAAGACGTAAAGACAGTAACTTCAAAGAATTTTTGCATACAGAAATCATAGAATTCCTTGTGAAATACGAGGTTTTTAGacatatttgttaaattaaagtGAAGTTATTAGAGAATAGGATCCGGCAAAAATTCGAGAGTGAgcagatgacgtgaaaataatgctgtaaaGGATTTCCCATCCATGTTACgtgatattcctctaaacattCGGAGATAAatgtggttcatgcacgatggAGGCCTCTCTACTTCCAAAATGATGTAAAAACCAATCTTAATAACAAAATGGAATTAAAATTGCAGATACTAGACATAAATACATTAAACTGTAATATCTTTCACCAGAGACAGAATTTGAATGTTATACCGAAAAAGTCTAATTAGTTATCTACACTGTAAAACGTATTGAACACTGTCTGCCCATTGTAAATGAATGAAAGCTTCAAAGTTGAGTCCGTTTAGTTGCAACAACGTTTCTCAAAGCTTTCTGTTTTGACGATGGAAAGCCGCCCTAATATTTTGCTTTTCACACATGGAGACAACCGAAATTAAAGCTTAACCGGCGTTTTGAGACTACAAGAGTGATTCTCGAAAAAGGTAGAACCAAACACGTAAAAACACAGTTATTTTTTCCTtcttattttcttgtatttggaAAAACTAGTATAAAGGACTTGAacgtttataaaaattgatatattcatgGGAATTGTCCGTGAGAATGATGTTTTGAACAGTACAAATTTTCGGAGttgatatgtttttaaaaatccaaatcaCAAAGTTGCAATAAATAGATTGCTTACACCACAGATGTTCGGAATTATAAAAGTTGTTGTAGTGGTAGTAATTAATGTGTTCAGTAGGTGGTCTTATTAGAAGCGCGAAAGGGCAGAAGAAAGATCGATCTGATTCAAATGTCGATGAGTTTTTAAGTGATTCAAACGTTGCAGATAACCCCTAAAGCTCCAAGGAAACGATCAGTAAAACAGATCTTCTAAACAAAGCGATTTTTGAGCGATAATAGTGCTTTctcttttttgatattcattataTACGTTAGAGAAGTGCCGCTACCGCTTGCTCCATTTCCTCTATGGTCACAGACCCATGGGCGAATAACCACAAGGATCGATGATTCCTCCAATTATGAGTTTCGAAGTGTATGCCCGTTGAATTCCAAAAATGTTTATCGTAGGCCACAATATAAAGCGAATCGCGTAAGATCCAACATTTTGAAAGCCATACAACAATGAGGAAAATGGTTTCTTAAAGAACATTATTACTAGAGATGATATTCGGTTAATGTACGACAATCCGGAGTCAAAGCAACAAATGTACATAGTTGGACCAAAGAAGAAACAGTGTCTACATGAAACAGGAaaccacaataaaaaatatcttggGCAAATGAAGAGGTTTGTTTCCATCTGGTTTGCTTATGATTCATAGTGATGAAATCATGTTGGTTATTGAATATTCTTTTCTTCCTGGCTCATCAGAACTTGAAAAAAGACTCTTTTATATTAAGTTTCCGCTTTTACCtagcaaaaaaacaaaaatgatgttTGTCTGAACACACTTTTTACCACCACTATTAACACTAAATGACCGtatagtttttttcgaattattatataattaatcgAAAGGAATGTGCAATTTGCAATGCTTCATGTGACTATCCATGGCACTTTTAGAAATGAATCCTCTAGTGCAGAGGATACAAATATAAGGTGCTTCGCCAGTATGGGACCTTTCATGAATCTTCAAAGGCGACCTTTGCGTAAATCCCTTTCCGCAATATTTACATATGTACGGTTTCTCCCCAGTATGAACTCTCAAATGTTCCTTCTTCTGTTCTTTGGTAGAAAAACATTTGCCGCATACTTCGCAAGCATGAGGACGGTATCCCGTATGTACCCTACGATGGAACTTCAACTTCTCGTTACTAGAGATTTTTTTACCGCAAATGTCACAAAGAACGGACGTATCGATTCCTTCGTAGTTGTGATTTCTCAAATTGTGCCTTTTGAGACCGCTAGAAGACGTGTAATGTTTGTTACAAGTTGTACAATCGTACTTTATTAAAGGAGTGCCGGTGATAATTTCCCAATGTTGTGTTCGTCTGTGCGAAGCTAAAAATCTGGAAAACATAAAATGTTTCCCGCATATTTCACATTGAAACGGTTTTTCTCCCGAGTGAAAGTATTTGTGTTCCAAAGCGTGGGTACTAACAGTGAAAGCTTTATTACAAATTTCGCATTTGTAACTGGTAGTACCTTCGTGAGCTCGTACATGCATCTCTATGTGATATTTTGAGGCGTTTTTATAGTTACAGATGTGGCAAGAATATTTTCCATCGTCGCTATGTTGGATAGAATGTAAAGAAAAGGCCacgttatttttatatgtatcaCTACAAAGATCGCACTGTATAGGTTCGTCCAGTTCTACTGGTGGAGGATGTGCTATATCACTTTTCTTTCTGGtcattcttttcatttttcctatttttactgGGTTTCTTCCGATTTCATTATGTTGTaaattcttctctttttttaatcttctttttctcacttttttcgGTTTGGTTGTTATTTCGTCGCTATCTACACCATCTTCTTCTTGATATTCTTCATCATCGTCATCGAcgtctttcaatttttccctttttattttcattttattcgaGTTTTCCGACAATGTTTCAATGTTACATTTATCGTCGttcattccatttttaattgttaCTGCGGACCTAGAATGACatctttttagaaaaaatgtaattaaaacaGAATAAATCACACTGCTCtcaaaattaaacgaaaaatgaaatttttacaacattacaataatataaaaaattgtatccaTTAACAGAATCAAATTTTATCTCTATAATAACAAGAATTACAAGAATATTCTAATAATTGACATTAGCTAAATTCAAGTCATCGTACATTATAACTGTTTCGATGGAgttttttataccaaaattgCTGAAGTGTCACTTCGTGGGATATTGGGATACATGGTACCCAAATATCTTCGTCCAATAACCGACtttcttcaacactttttatctattttatagtttttccacTGGATTTCTATTCTATATTATATAAGATTagtttctaattataaaaatgaagattcTACAGAAATTCAACTATGCTGAAGTTGAATATCAATTACCGCACCGTTTCGGCCCAGTCGTTCAGGTCATCGTTGGCGTGGACTCAATAGATTTTCTGTCAGAGGAAAGTACAAGTATTTATCACCATAAAGACAAGAAGGAAACAAGAAATACAACGAAGAAGCaagaggaaaaagaagaaaatcacTTAAGGTGGCAAAATAGATGGAGCAGCGACACCAGAGG comes from Diorhabda carinulata isolate Delta chromosome 8, icDioCari1.1, whole genome shotgun sequence and encodes:
- the LOC130897056 gene encoding zinc finger protein 572-like isoform X12; protein product: MDNNNMLKLCRLCLVKDDVNIPIFEEQGDIRQIFLKISSCLPVKVSRDDQLPKKICDGCSYKLDMLYEFWNTSANAEKQLLTWLGEAGMSSQMADGTISAVAQQIKPADAFVKQETIDPPDIHMDDDDDDDEEDKDYMKQEDNSNNVEEPPPKRARRTAAVKAAIALDQNSDDDDDSGEPMTKVEDDSEDSDNEDHEPAFVDVPSTSADDQPGPSGVGKDGVEAPYDERKKKRKTKTLRKSKYKRKYPDDHPPPLKLEQPIKCEECDSMFDNNIDFALHSKSHDQDGKYTCHLCINFRNASKYQIEMHVRAHEGTTKYKCEICNQGFTISTHAAEHKYFHTGEKPFQCEICGKHFMYSWFLSRHRKSTHYEILTGNPLVKYDCSICNKHYATASSLSRHKLSKHKKIDGSVLCDICGKRLSSREKLKFHLRTHTGYKPHACHYCPKSFSKKDQLVEHVRVHTGEKPYICKYCGRGFTQRTPLKTHEKTHNREESTACVVCGVSGNCPHFPKKFSHRKSIAPCVICGEIGPCPHLPAMPLKTTKNEGISCPVCGSENLCEHLLKMSMMTPTRDDGACYICGDLGYCPHISRNPFKTNEEITCNICGQIGSCVHLQNMMTFPFPS
- the LOC130897056 gene encoding zinc finger protein ZFP2-like isoform X17 — encoded protein: MDNNNMLKLCRLCLVKDDVNIPIFEEQGDIRQIFLKISSCLPVKVSRDDQLPKKICDGCSYKLDMLYEFWNTSANAEKQLLTWLGEAGMSSQMADGTISAVAQQIKPADAFVKQETIDPPDIHMDDDDDDDEEDKDYMKQEDNSNNVEEPPPKRARRTAAVKAAIALDQNSDDDDDSGEPMTKVEDDSEDSDNEDHEPAFVDVPSTSADDQPGPSGVGKDGVEAPSAVTIKNGMNDDKCNIETLSENSNKMKIKREKLKDVDDDDEEYQEEDGVDSDEITTKPKKVRKRRLKKEKNLQHNEIGRNPVKIGKMKRMTRKKSDIAHPPPVELDEPIQCDLCSDTYKNNVAFSLHSIQHSDDGKYSCHICNYKNASKYHIEMHVRAHEGTTSYKCEICNKAFTVSTHALEHKYFHSGEKPFQCEICGKHFMFSRFLASHRRTQHWEIITGTPLIKYDCTTCNKHYTSSSGLKRHNLRNHNYEGIDTSVLCDICGKKISSNEKLKFHRRVHTGYRPHACEVCGKCFSTKEQKKEHLRVHTGEKPYICKYCGKGFTQRSPLKIHERSHTGEAPYICILCTRGFISKSAMDSHMKHCKLHIPFD